The Microbacterium limosum sequence CGCCGTCGCGCCCGCCGTCAGCGGGATCCCGACCTCCCGCCGCGCCGCGCGAACGGCCGCCACCGCCCCGCTCGCCACTCCCTCCCTCGTGACGGAGGAGGCGCGCGAGGCCGAGTCGCCGGCGACGGCGTCACCGGCGGCATCCGCGTTCGTGGCCGATCCGTTCGAGGCCGCGGCGCGCGTCTTCTCCTTCACGGGCGAGACGCCCGTCGTGAAGACGAAGGACAGCCCCGGCGAGAGCGCGCTACCCGTGGACGCCATGCCCGCAGAGCGGCGACGCTTGCCGCTGAAGCGGCTGACCGCGGCATCCTTCTCCGTCGGCGTCATGGGTGTCGTCGGACTCATGACACTGTCGATGGGTGCGCCCGCCGAGGCCGTCGCGGCCGCGACGAAGGCCGAGGCCGTCACGAGCATCGAGGCCCCGGCCGAGACCGGGGGCGACGGCGCGGCGACCGAGATCCAGGCGTACACCGCTCCCGACACAGCCGACACCGACCTCAGCCGGGACGAGAAGTACACGACGACGACGTTCTCCGAGATCGCGGCCGCGACGGGCATCACCCGCCACACCAACTTCTTCGTCAACGACCCGGCCGCCCCCATCCAGTGGCCCTTCGCCGCGGGAGTGCCCATCTCGGACGGCTACGGCCCGCGCTGGGGATCGTTCCACTACGGCCTCGACTTCACGCCCGGCGAGGGCGCGCACATCCAGTCGGTGGCGGCGGGTACCGTGCGCGTGGCGAGCGAGAGCGGCGGCGCGTTCGGCGTGCACGTCATCATCGATCACGAGATCGACGGCGAGGTCTTCTCGACGCACTACGCGCACATGCAGTACGGCTCGCTGCAGGTCAAAGCGGGAGACGTCGTCCCCGTCGGCACGTTCCTCGGCCTCACCGGCAACACGGGCCTGTCGTACGGCGCGCACCTGCACTTCGAGGTGTTCGTGGGCAACCAGCGCATCGACCCGCTTGCCTGGCTGCGCGAGCACGCCGGCGGCTGACACGATTCTCGGCGGATGCCGTCGCTCTGGTATTCTCTTCTGGTTGCCTGCATGCAGGCAGCACGCCCCGATAGCTCAGTGGCAGAGCACTTCCATGGTAAGGAAGGGGTCGTCAGTTCAATCCTGACTCGGGGCTCGCAGCATCCGGTTTCGAACGTCGGGTGCGGTGCGGCAGGGTAGCTCAGTTGGTGAGAGCGCACGACTCATAATCGTGAGGTCGCGGGTTCAAGCCCCGCTCCTGCTACAGACATGAAACCCCCGCAAATGCGGGGGTTTCGTTGTGTTCGGCTGGGCTCTGCTGAACCCCGTCGACGTAGTGGGGCACGTCCTGCGCAGTGGGGCAGGTTATGTCGTGCCCCGCTGCGCAGAACCTGCCCCGCGCGGAAGCCCATGGGGCGCGCGAGGAGGTGAGGGGGCCCGGGCAGGCCCCCTCACCATCGTTCAGCCGTTGACGCGGCCCGTGATCGCCAGGTCGGTCATTTCGACCGTCGCGGTGTGGACGGGGGAGTACGGATACACGCGGATCCGCACCTCCTTGCCCTCCAGGCCGAGCCCGGTGGCGCTGAACGGAGTCAGCCTCGGGCGCTGCGTGGGCAGCGACTGCGTCAACACGGTCTTCGCGACGCCGTCGACCACCGCGACGACAACAAGGCCGCGCGGCTGCGCGTCTCCGCCGCGCGTGGCCTTGAACTGGATCGACTCGACCCTCACAGTCGACGACGGCGTGGATGCCGTGAGCACCGTCTCCACGTAGGCGGCGTCGGTGCGGGGCGACGTCGTCGAGGGGTTCGTCTGGAGCACCTTGCGCCCGTAGGCCGGCGAGAAGTCGGCGAACGTGGGCGCCGTGCGGAAGCCGACTCCGGTGACGGGCGACACCGTGACCCCCGAACCGGTCGTGGTGGGCGCCGCGCTCGTGAGTGAGAACGACGCGAGGGTCTGCGTCGCACCGGGCTTCGGTGCCATGGGCGCCGTAGGGGCCGGCGTCGGCGCGGGCGCGGGAGTCGGTGTCACGACCGGGGCGGGCCCGACCTGACGGGCGTCGGCGGGCTTGGTCGAGGCGTACAGGTTGCGGATCGCCTGGACCGCCGGCTTCTCTCGCGTGATCGTGCCCTGCGAGTCGTTCGCGAAGATGCCGAAGTGGGCTTCGAAGCGGTCGGAGGACTTGCGGGAGGGAATGTCCTCGTCGGCGTAGACGAAGGCGTGGGTGATCCACGGAACCTCGTCGCGCAGAAACGACAGGACGCTCGTGATCCGCGTGGCCTGGCCGGCTTCGCTCTGCGCCGCCCGTCCAGCGGCGGCAGAGCCGTTGCCCTTCGCGCCGGGCACGGTGGTCGTGCCGAACTCGGTCAGCCACACCATCGCGGGCCAGTGCCCGTGCTGCTTCATCAGGCTTTCGAGGAAGTCGTACTTGGAGCGATCGCCCTGCGGGTCGTAATTGTGGAAGCTGACGCCATCGGAGGCCTTCGCATAGCCGGCCTTGTAGACATCCTGCAACCAGGTCTTCCAGTTGGATGCGTAGACGTTCTCGCTCGCGCCGATGATCTTGAAGCCGGGGTCGACGGCCTTGAGCTTGGGGTAGGCGTTCTTCGCCGCGGCCGCGTAGTCGGCTCCGGAGACCAGGCCGTTGCTCTCATTGGGGTGCTCGAACACGACGTCGTCGGGGGTGAGGCCGTGCTTCGTCTTGACGTAGTGGGCGAGGTCGCGCACGAAGTCGCCGTACCGGGCCTGCTCGGCCGCGTTCAGCGGCACCTTCTTGTTGTAGACCGCGCCTCGGAACGATGCCCGCAGGAGCACCTTCATGCCGGCCTGGCGGATGGGACCGAGATACTCGTCGACGTTCTTGCGCCAGTCGCCGTCGCCGTTGAAGCCCACTCGAGCCCACACCGTGCCGGGCGACATCTCGGACAGCGTGCGATAGTGCGCGGGTGACACGGGACCGGACAGCGCCTTGCCGTTCAGGGAGAACCCGAGGTCGGGGAGGGTCGAGGCCGTCGACGCCACGGCGGGGGCTGCCGGTTGCAGTGCCGAGCTGGCGGTCGGTGCGGTGAGCACCCCGGCGGTCAGTGCGAGCGAGGCGCCGGTGGCGAGGGCGGCGCCCATGGTTCTGGACAGAAGAGGGGGGATCTTCATGGGGGGAGCGAGTCTCCAGTGATGAATGTGACACCCGAACCGATCGGGGCACAGGCTAGCGGGGGAAGATGACGGGCGTGTGTCGCACGCAAAGAGAATTGCGTCGCCGGCGTCCGGCGTCCATCCTGTGCGCCGTCAGCGGCGCGGGCTCCGATGAGCCGGGGATTCGCCCGCAACCCACCCACGTGTCACCCGAGCTCAGCGGCCCCGCGGCGGCGGTCACCGTACCGCCTCCCCGCCACGGCCGGCCAGTCGGACTCCGCGAACGGGCGCAACACGCTCACGAGCAGCAGCTTCCGCCCAGGTCGGTCGAGCACACGCCGGTCGCCGGCAGGGTCAGGCTGACCCGTGCCGCGGACTCGGTATTGCCCGCAAGCCACGCCGCCACCGATCGGACCTGCTCCTACCCCGTCGCGAGGAGGAACGTCGGCGCCCGCCCGTAGCTCTTCATTCCGACGAGGAAGAAGCCGTCCTCGGGATGCTGGAGCTCCCGGAATCCGTGGGGCTCCACGGTGCCGCACGTGTGCACGTTCGGGTCGATCAGCGGCGCGAGCCGCCGCGGCGCCTCGACGATGTCGACGAGGTCGATGACCCCCTCGGCGACGAGCGCCTCGACCCGCCCGCCGAGCTGTGCACGCTCGACGAGCTCGTCGTCGGATGACGAGGTGACGCGCACGGCGCGGGAGTTGCGCACCAGCCACGTGACGCGCGTGCCCGGTTCGCTGCGGGCGAGGTCCGCCAGGGCGAGGAGGGTGTTCGCCGCAGAGTGCCCGGCGCCCACGACGACGGTGTGCGCGCCTGCGAACCGAACGCGGTCGCGGCCCGACACGTCGGGGAGGGCGTGGGTGACGGATGCCGCGGCATCCTGCCAGCCGAGGGGATCGAGTCCGCCGAAGCCGAGAGGATTGGGGGAGGAATAGGTGCCCGACGCGTCGATCACGGCGCGGGCGCTGGCCTCGCGCACGGTGCCGTCCGCGTCGCGCAGGCGCAGGGCGAAGGGTGTTGCGGACCGCCCCGCGCTGCGCGTGCGGTCCATCCCCTCTCGCGTGACCGCCTCGACCGTCGCGC is a genomic window containing:
- a CDS encoding M23 family metallopeptidase; this translates as MVMPEGVVEVGPLAPAGPAPSPAVAPAVSGIPTSRRAARTAATAPLATPSLVTEEAREAESPATASPAASAFVADPFEAAARVFSFTGETPVVKTKDSPGESALPVDAMPAERRRLPLKRLTAASFSVGVMGVVGLMTLSMGAPAEAVAAATKAEAVTSIEAPAETGGDGAATEIQAYTAPDTADTDLSRDEKYTTTTFSEIAAATGITRHTNFFVNDPAAPIQWPFAAGVPISDGYGPRWGSFHYGLDFTPGEGAHIQSVAAGTVRVASESGGAFGVHVIIDHEIDGEVFSTHYAHMQYGSLQVKAGDVVPVGTFLGLTGNTGLSYGAHLHFEVFVGNQRIDPLAWLREHAGG
- a CDS encoding FAD-dependent oxidoreductase, coding for MTLIGLSPRPTARDRLTALPAAVIGAGPVGLAAAAHLIERGLDVVVLEKGAAVAAAVRAWGHTRLFSPWRHLVDPAARRLLEASGWTMPAEDAVPSGAELVDLYLDPLSRLDAIRSVVRTGATVEAVTREGMDRTRSAGRSATPFALRLRDADGTVREASARAVIDASGTYSSPNPLGFGGLDPLGWQDAAASVTHALPDVSGRDRVRFAGAHTVVVGAGHSAANTLLALADLARSEPGTRVTWLVRNSRAVRVTSSSDDELVERAQLGGRVEALVAEGVIDLVDIVEAPRRLAPLIDPNVHTCGTVEPHGFRELQHPEDGFFLVGMKSYGRAPTFLLATG
- a CDS encoding glycosyl hydrolase, with the translated sequence MKIPPLLSRTMGAALATGASLALTAGVLTAPTASSALQPAAPAVASTASTLPDLGFSLNGKALSGPVSPAHYRTLSEMSPGTVWARVGFNGDGDWRKNVDEYLGPIRQAGMKVLLRASFRGAVYNKKVPLNAAEQARYGDFVRDLAHYVKTKHGLTPDDVVFEHPNESNGLVSGADYAAAAKNAYPKLKAVDPGFKIIGASENVYASNWKTWLQDVYKAGYAKASDGVSFHNYDPQGDRSKYDFLESLMKQHGHWPAMVWLTEFGTTTVPGAKGNGSAAAGRAAQSEAGQATRITSVLSFLRDEVPWITHAFVYADEDIPSRKSSDRFEAHFGIFANDSQGTITREKPAVQAIRNLYASTKPADARQVGPAPVVTPTPAPAPTPAPTAPMAPKPGATQTLASFSLTSAAPTTTGSGVTVSPVTGVGFRTAPTFADFSPAYGRKVLQTNPSTTSPRTDAAYVETVLTASTPSSTVRVESIQFKATRGGDAQPRGLVVVAVVDGVAKTVLTQSLPTQRPRLTPFSATGLGLEGKEVRIRVYPYSPVHTATVEMTDLAITGRVNG